One stretch of Armigeres subalbatus isolate Guangzhou_Male chromosome 2, GZ_Asu_2, whole genome shotgun sequence DNA includes these proteins:
- the LOC134210872 gene encoding ataxin-2 homolog — protein sequence MKNVWRIFLLLMVLNDLSLITSEPQYQQQQNQLIPQGNFNIVNNNNNNVYGPQQQPQQQLQQQQQQQQPPYQYRAPPPPTTAAPSFFQRITSWFNFFGDDSDDRRPLLPLRKPPATNAQPPPPQQQLQPQPQPFQPPQQQPPFQPPLQQPIFQQQQQPQFPTNPQLVHFPQQQQNVPILNGSRIGLVTSNYVSSGFNNPQPNGGFQPIIHQNHNYQTSGSNYHPVANALPPNNNIQSNGYQYPPPSQKNQQPQTSYVPSTLQQQVVGSQQDPRILRPSQPHLHNSQHRDPEPITISPGVALIPGVVPILGAQNPDASQDFDYHPCNNVPWVPLAPPPGSPPVTQVPLNAIPEITPPNKRPIKLEIKPKGQVHSEAPYPPSIQNHEPTIITAAPPPQHLIHLQLQQQQQQLQNLQLQQLQLQQQQLQQQLHQLQVASSSSHVYTTVAYANEDSKPAASEHRNVTFTGTNQLSADEEEDYSSEEESDQISGVTVTFPVEVTSVVPKTRYYSSRTTTTERPTTFPSSLPPPTDPGELGNGLQIIYSASQHTSSPPVNNKHLQRQLPDSDLDHPDLQPPVSLFNNLLSDDEDPIGRETVPITVPTHAPPTRPASSILTTLKVTANRPTFFQRFTVTEAPVTEITTPIPHTVTTVPPTTSSHLSSMTAAIGGHINTSATKKPKQIQIIIPYSTYKKPEPFKPKDHETDHAPEPSNTVISTTGSTTTPVPTKSHFVTRESMKFFHSTTNIKDILRKETTRPFSRPPTAVPEKPTKLKKVEPVKVSKDSKPFTPARVPKMTPMPPVFNLTGLSADHRLERTTTLPPRTFRPTIIMAHPSKFAPNYINITRMRPTSHTYSPRTTISQLLRTTKIFTKPPKFHDDLESRPLPPAIYRRTTVSTTTTERPETTPIPIYERNEWDIDPLLLQRRIDTWTEQQYASDDYLFKTSTIPLHRVTKAIPWEFLTTTMLPSLRDRTKGRDSWRNVKIAISPHTKEKVYVVTPQPWTAVINQETVSSPRFSIRPTPFYQKNGGSTVSSSNNSSRSGSTRSTVDVSPESVNDLVEHKSKLHRPTLSLAKLKHRKYVRQKIFTRAPFQSSSARSSSSSTSNESA from the exons AATGTGTGGCGAATATTTCTGCTGCTCATGGTATTAAATGATTTGAGTTTGATCACTTCGGAGCCACAGTATCAGCAACAACAAAACCAATTAATACCGCAAGGGAATTTCAACATCgtgaacaacaacaacaacaacgttTATGGTCCCCAACAGCAACCACAACAACagctgcagcagcagcagcagcaacaacagccACCTTATCAGTATCGTGCACCACCTCCTCCAACAACAGCTGCTCCATCATTCTTTCAGAGAATCACGAGTTGGTTCAACTTTTTTGGAGATGATAGCGATGATAGACGTCCTTTGTTGCCCCTAAGGAAACCTCCAGCTACGAATGCTCAACCACCACCTCCCCAACAACAGCTGCAACCGCAACCACAGCCATTTCAGCCACCGCAGCAACAGCCACCATTTCAACCGCCGTTGCAGCAACCCATATTTCAACAGCAGCAACAACCGCAATTTCCCACAAATCCACAGTTGGTACATTTTCCACAACAGCAGCAAAACGTTCCTATTCTAAATGGAAGCAGAATTGGCTTGGTGACCAGTAATTATGTTTCATCAGGCTTCAACAACCCACAACCAAATGGAGGGTTCCAGCCTATCATCCATCAAAATCATAATTATCAAACAAGTGGAAGCAATTATCATCCTGTGGCCAACGCTCTTCCTCCAAATAATAACATCCAAAGCAACGGCTACCAGTATCCACCGCCCTCTCAGAAAAACCAACAACCCCAAACATCATACGTTCCATCCACCTTACAGCAACAAGTCGTCGGCTCTCAACAGGATCCAAGAATACTACGACCTTCACAACCCCATCTACACAACAGCCAGCACCGTGATCCTGAACCAATTACTATTTCTCCTGGGGTCGCGCTAATACCTGGTGTCGTACCAATTCTTGGAGCTCAAAACCCCGACGCCTCCCAGGACTTTGACTATCATCCGTGCAACAATGTGCCATGGGTCCCATTAGCACCACCGCCTGGGTCACCACCAGTCACCCAGGTGCCACTAAATGCAATTCCGGAAATCACTCCTCCTAACAAGCGTCCCATCAAACTCGAGATCAAACCCAAAGGTCAAGTCCACTCAGAGGCTCCTTATCCACCATCCATACAGAACCATGAACCAACGATAATCACAGCTGCTCCTCCGCCACAACATTTGATACACTTGCAGCttcaacaacagcaacagcagctcCAGAATCTCCAGTTACAGCAATTACAACTACAACAGCAACAACTTCAACAACAATTGCACCAACTCCAG GTGGCTTCATCATCTTCCCACGTTTATACAACGGTAGCATACGCGAACGAGGACTCCAAACCAGCAGCTTCGGAGCATCGCAATGTAACCTTCACAGGTACCAACCAATTATCAGCagacgaagaagaagattactcGTCGGAGGAAGAAAGCGATCAGATTAGTGGAGTGACAGTCACCTTCCCGGTGGAGGTAACTAGTGTCGTGCCGAAAACCCGCTACTATTCTTCAAGAACGACCACTACTGAAAGACCTACTACGTTCCCATCTTCACTACCTCCACCAACAGATCCAGGGGAACTAGGCAACGGACTACAGATAATCTACTCAGCCAGTCAACACACCAGTTCACCGCCAGTTAATAATAAGCACCTGCAACGGCAACTTCCTGACTCGGACTTAGATCATCCGGATTTACAACCTCCAGTGAGCTTATTCAATAATCTACTCAGTGATGATGAGGACCCTATTGGACGAGAAACTGTACCCATCACTGTGCCAACGCATGCCCCACCAACCAGACCGGCATCCAGTATTTTGACCACTCTCAAGGTTACTGCCAACCGTCCAACATTCTTCCAACGTTTCACCGTCACCGAAGCTCCTGTCACAGAGATCACCACTCCGATCCCACATACGGTCACTACCGTTCCACCGACTACATCGTCTCATCTATCGTCTATGACAGCGGCCATCGGCGGTCACATCAACACCTCTGCGACGAAGAAACCGAAGCAAATTCAGATTATCATTCCCTACAGTACCTATAAGAAGCCTGAGCCATTCAAACCGAAAGATCACGAAACAGACCACGCACCGGAACCATCCAACACTGTGATTTCGACTACCGGTTCAACTACAACGCCAGTCCCGACCAAGTCCCACTTTGTCACACGTGAATCCATGAAATTCTTCCATTCTACCACCAACATCAAAGACATACTCCGCAAGGAAACCACTCGCCCCTTTTCTCGTCCTCCCACAGCGGTTCCAGAAAAACCAACCAAGCTCAAAAAGGTTGAACCCGTAAAAGTTTCCAAAGACTCGAAACCTTTCACACCCGCTCGTGTTCCTAAAATGACTCCAATGCCTCCAGTATTTAACCTCACTGGACTTTCCGCTGATCATCGGCTAGAACGCACCACAACCCTCCCCCCTAGAACATTCCGTCCAACGATAATCATGGCCCATCCATCCAAGTTCGCACCGAACTACATCAACATTACCCGGATGCGTCCAACTAGCCACACCTATTCTCCGCGAACCACAATTTCCCAACTGTTGCGCACCACCAAAATTTTCACCAAACCCCCGAAATTCCACGACGACCTAGAATCCCGACCGCTCCCTCCCGCCATATATCGACGAACCACGGTGTCGACAACGACCACCGAGCGGCCGGAAACAACTCCCATCCCCATCTACGAACGCAACGAGTGGGACATCGATCCACTACTGCTGCAGCGAAGAATCGACACCTGGACCGAGCAGCAGTACGCCAGCGACGACTATCTGTTCAAAACGAGCACCATTCCGCTGCACAGGGTAACCAAAGCCATCCCGTGGGAGTTCCTCACGACCACCATGCTGCCGTCGCTGCGAGACCGGACCAAGGGCCGGGACAGCTGGCGCAACGTCAAAATTGCCATCTCGCCGCATACCAAGGAAAAGGTGTACGTGGTGACGCCCCAACCGTGGACGGCTGTGATCAACCAGGAGACGGTATCGTCGCCGAGGTTCTCGATTCGGCCGACGCCGTTCTACCAGAAGAACGGTGGCAGTACtgtcagcagcagcaacaacagcagtaGAAGTGGTAGTACACGATCGACCGTGGATGTTTCACCGGAATCAG